The Platichthys flesus chromosome 5, fPlaFle2.1, whole genome shotgun sequence genome contains the following window.
TCATGTAGTGTGGGGAGTGAAATGCATTGTGgtggcctctgtgtgtgtgtgggtgtgtgtgtgtgtgcgtgtgtgtgtgtgtaatggaagGAGGTAATAAAAGCTGCTGTATGAAATGACTGAAATGGAGTGGGGCCAGTCTGGGGCTATTAGAGCTCTCTGCAATCAGTAATTCACTTGCTGCTCTTTCATGGATGCCACGCCCCCATTCCTCCTGGTCCTGCTGCACATATCTAGCTGTCTAACTATCCTCTTCTGATGTCATTGTCTCTATCACCCTTTTCTAGGTCAACGTCTTGTCCTCCTCTTTGTTGTTGCATTCCTCTTGCAGAGAAGAAAGTCTGTTTCCACTTTCACACAGTGGGATGTCTTAATATTGGATGTCTTATCTGCATATCCAGTTGCAGTTCACTGCTTTGACGTTAACTCCTTTATACTGATGGGACACGCTCTACTGTTTATCTTCCTCTGCCTTACACAAAGGGTGGTGTTGATTTCCATTATGCCGAATGAGACAACTGCTAAAATGTGTCTTAGACAAGTTGGTTCTTTCATTTGTTCCACATTATCGACTAACTGGCCTGGTGTTGCTCCCACTGAGTCTAGGCTCCCAGACATTTACTGATACTGGCAGTAGGCTATCTGCTCGCGTCAGAACACCAATGATTTGAATCTTCAATGCAGCATCTGTTTTCCCTGGCCCTGGatgctcccctccctccctcccaacCCTAACAAGCCTTCAAGTGCATCGCCCACCACGTCCAGCTCCTTCATGAGGATGAGCTCATCGGCACTCTTGTTGCCAGAGCTGAAATGAGAGCCTTCTGCTCTCTGTGCAGGGCCAGTATAGGTTAGGCCCGGCACATAGCGTGACTAAATGGAATCAGAGAGACGGGGAAAGCTGTTTAGAGTATGATAAAAAAGGAGGGCTTGCTTGGTCCACATCTGTCCATCAACACAATTTTATCTTGCAGAACATTCTCCCTGAACCTTATTTATGCTCTTTGATGCTGCACTGTCCGATCAGCCGGACCGGAACTGGGTTGTATGGCACTGGGGGGAGTCTCGGGTCCTTTCTCCAGGATCCGAGAGCGGCCGTAAATGGAACATTTTGGAAAGGTCCGAAGTTTTGTTTTTGGTGTTCTGTAATCTGAGTGCAGAGTTCTGTCTCCACACTCCTCCTTACCCCTGGAGTCTGTCATAACAAAGCAGGGAAGCTCTGCCCAAAAAATCTCACTGTAAATCAATTATTCTGGGCAGCAGCTCAGATCCGCTGTATAAGAATGTTCAATGTAAACTATGGTAGTAGAGGGACAATTATAAAGACATTGGGGAAAGGCGTGGAGCCACTCCAGTCACAAGCCGGAGATTTCCTTTGTGGCGCATTCACTCTACTAATGCATTATTAAACAAGGGGGTGCATCTCCTGAATACATGTCTGACACTGCCCCACTCCTAGCAACAGTGAACATGCTAGATAAAAATAGAGGAGGGTTTTTAAAAACCAAGAGAATTCATAATGAAAAGGACCATGAGGTAGATCAGATGTGGACTTGACTAATAGTTACATCCTTGTGTGACAAATGTCTGTGCTGTCTTTCAACTGTCACTAGTTGCTAACTACTATTTTGAATTTGGGTCAAAACATTAGCATTGTTCTCagaaatatgtttatattatttatactgAATTTCCATAGTAACAACAAGCACTATCCAGCATTGCACCTCTTTTGCCAAGGTCCAAAACAATGTTAGTGCTTCTTAACAACCCATTCTTAGAAACCCTCTCTTATACTTAGAATGAATCATCTGTGTGTTGGCGTCTGCTCCTATATTCCAGCTGAGTCTGCCTCAAAATCATACTCAAACGCTTCCATCTGATGTTGAAACAGATATTATTCATAAACCGATACAGATGTCAGATATGAAGTTTTACACCTACAGGCACAGTGTTAGGAGGTGAGTGAATTAAACTGTCAGTGGAGCGAGCCTCAGTCCATCTATGCTCAATTTACCGGATACGGGTCTTCATGACAGCAGCACCCTAACCTAGATTTTCACTGCTCCTATTAGCAAGCACTCCTTAGCACATTTAAGTAGATGTGAACTGGTTAAAGATGTGCATTTAGTTTTGGGGTGAATCATATTCTCAAATTTCTTTGAGCAGATGTCCTCTAATGTTGTATATTTGCTTTCTTTGGGCTGTGCAGCACGTTTGTACAGCTGGACCTCTTATGCAGGAGTAAACGTGATTAGCTAATTGCTGTCCTCTGCAAGAGAGTGACCCCCTCCTGGTGTTGGAGCAGAGAGATCCACAAACAATCCTACATTGTCCTGACCGTGAAACACACTTAATCTGAGAAGGACAGCAATCACCAGGGACtgataattcatatttaaggCCAGGATTACACTGATCAAAACCCTgattatttatagttatttttgCCTTCATATATGATCAAATACTGTATTAGCTCTACCTAATATTCCAGGAACTCAGCAGAAATTTTAAATTATGTATCAATTTCCACTCCTTGGCTTCCACTCAAGAACCTGCTCAAATAATTGAATTCATTCAGTCCATTCAAAATTAAGTTAATAATGTGACTCAAAAGAGTTTGACCTTAttcactgcagctgcaggtttcaCTATCTTCATAGATCCAATGCACGAACAATGCATCAACAGATGAAGAATACCTCGGAAAAACCTCAGCTTACTATGAAATAGTTTACTCACAAAATCTGAACTCAAATACATTAATTGACCCTGAGGTTACAAATGACCTTAACACAGTTCATTTGATAATATTGGATTAAAGACATAAATTCAGGCATCTCAGAACTtgcctttttttaaaatattacacaatTTTTAAAAGCAGAAACCAAAGCAACCGACCTGTTGTCCTTGTGATTCACCTCTTAGGTTTCCTGACAAATAAAAAGAGTTGGCCTTCTTTCAACACACGCTGCTAGATTAACAGTGTTCTGAAAACTGCACCGATGATTAACTGCTTCAAAGAAATCTGTTGCCTGGAAATCAGAAGTCTGATACTCTCTCCAAGCATCCAGTGTTGAGTGAAATGTTTGGTAGTAAGCCTAGTTTACTTTTGAGCTGCCAGAATCTCATGAAAACAAGAATTGGTAAAAACCTAAAGTATAAGTCTGGAACATTTATGGGCCTGCAAATTTCAAGATTTGACTGttcgttccttttttttttcatagagACCAGTTGGCATCTTGGTTATAGCTTGTTTTTGAAATACCACTGCAGTGCATGGCGGGCTTCTCGGAACAACACTGGGTAGTTTCCActttagctgtgtgtgttctcgCGACAAGACTGAGGTTCAGAGGAATAGGCACAACTCAACAAACACTGGACAGCGGAGCTGACAGAATCACAGTGTCCAACAGACACAACCCTGACTCTGTGATGATGTATTACATTATACATACCTACATACATCTAATACATCTATCCATAAGTACCTGTAACCACACAGGGAAGTCACTGCAGGCAAACCAGTGGAGGTCCaaactttgttttgattttcaccTATTTTAAGTTGCCATTGTTTATGGACccctatacattttttttattatcatgacCAAAGTTTGTACTGAGTAAAAAAAGTTACAGTTGAGAAATAAACTGGTAAGTGCTCTTATGTAGGTGGAGCCATTTCTGTTATGCTCCCTTTTCATAGTGACATCAAGCAACACTTTGAACAGGGTTTCATTGGACATTGAGTTTGACTGTACCTGTCACAGATAACTTCAGTAAGCAGACAGGACGACCTGACGTAGAAGCATCAATGTTGATAAAATATATAACTCATGCCTTGAGTCTTCTCAGGGGCAGCCTTACCAATTGTTTGTTACTTAACTGCAGTTGGTAAGCTCCTCTTCACGTAGACCACAACTCAAGTATAATGGGtgatatatttatcttgctctgtaagtgtgtgagtTTAAAACATGCAGGCCGTGCCTTGGGAGGCAGAGCAGCTCGGCTGCTGTTCTCAAGGTTTGATCACTGGTTTCCTCGAACTTAGGCCAAATCCAATATGCAGATGGTGATCTGTTGTGACGACCCCTCAGTTGAGAAGTCAAACAGCAATAACATTAAAAGGGTGCCTCTCAGGTTTTTGTAGAAGTATAAACCATTGCAAAGCACTCTGCCAGTCTTTCTCAGCATaactaaatatttatttgacgAGGATTTAACACATAATGTTTACACACAACAGTGGAATCTGAAATCTCATGACCCCTTTGGTCCAGTACGTCACTGTTTTACCGAGTACACAGAGAAGGTAAACAAACTGAATCTGTTGAAAATGTAGATGGAATGATGTAACAGGACAAACTTGTGTGAAGTAGTTTGTCCTGTGACAGCAAATACATTCATCAAAACAGATGGGGCCTGCCAATAAATGATCAAGATTCACAGAAATTATTGCTTCTCACACAACAAGTCCCAACACTTGACGGATACATTTGCTGGAACCGACATGTGACAACAAATATTTAAGAAGGAACTGGATTGAGCAACAGGTTTGGAATTCTTTCATTGATTTGAAAGGATTCAGTCAGAAGTTATACTGTTTACCTACAATGCTATTAATACCAATGGTTTCACAAATGAAACGGCCGATGAATTTAACCTCCTCATTCAGTGGTAGATAAatactctttgtttttgtttgaatggGTCTTGTTGAAATTGTTTAAACACCAAAGTTATGAGGTGAGGGTTGTTCCTGATTCGTAGTACTAGTTCAATGCCTGTTGTAAACCAGCCTGATCGCTTGTCCTGTATTAATGCtgtggagctacttcagaattattccttgtcataaGTGAGTACTATtaaaacagttctacaatatactgtcacttttctaGTTTGTGTGCTTTGAGCTGTTTATGAACAGTCTGGTGCAAATTAAAGTTAGAACTTTGCGTTAAtcccacctggtttatctgcaatgagaGACTGAATTTGCTTCATTACTGTTCGCAAGTGAGGTTTAGATTAAAGCTTGATTTCCTTATTTTTAATACACTGCATGAAGGCTATTTCAGAATTTTGTTGAGCAatcgacacaatcttcagacgcaagttcacaacttttcaaaactaAAATCTCTAATTCAGCTCGATATAAattgtgcttttaatttgaagataAATTGCCGatcaggaagtgattctattaatgttgttgccatgacacATATCAGCACCCAGTACACCCTTAAATGGTTGTGTCAGTCCGTTAtagggaaataaaacaattatcaaaataatctGGTGGCTGTTTTGACCGCTGTTTGACCCAACTGCCGACCACTTCTGAAGATATTAGAGAAAGACATGTCCCCAGACTGAAGGCCCACTGCCCCTACTGACAACTACCTAGTCGTGTTAAGTCGTTTAACTTAAGGGTTTGTGAGATGTGCAATCCCTATACagatagacagaaagacagacagatgatgGTGGAATTAGTAGGTGGATGATGAAGGTACATTTACTACAgacttttatttatctttgcTGTGCACCTGCGACAGGCAGTGCACAGGGGTTACTCCATGGCTGATGTTACACTGTAGGAATCAGATTTTAAAGGCTGCTGGTCCAAATCAAATGAAACCACACAGAGAAGTGGCAACTTCCTCCATGGAAACCAGCAGTGGTAGCAAACAGGACATGCCACCCCTGACCCACTTCGAAGTCACTTTGGCTCACCCTGCGAAAGAGCGTGGAATCGGAAAATTGTGAACTGGCAAAAGACAAGAAAGAACAACTTGGAACGAGGGAAACAGCTGAAACCCTGTTGGCTCTTGTGGAAGAAAGTGCTGATGAGCAACAGCAACCAGACTAAAAATACAAACAGGCAAAACACACTTCCCTCCTAGACGAGCCAAGCAAAGCAAGAGGACGGTCTGCGAAGTTTAGAGAAACCCAGTCACCTTTCAACTCCACTAAATGGCcggtaaaaaaaattaaaactttgGAAGAAAATGGCCCAGGATCAATACCTAAATACAGTAAGGATAGCATAATCCAAACAGCTCCAGTGGTAACAAAAGCTAGTACTGATTTAGAAACGTGCAAGCATGCCATCATGCATCTTGGACCTGAGAAAAGGGTTTACATAGACGCTACAGCCCCACCTTCATTGTCTCTTGCCAAAAGCAGTTCACTGGATCCCTAGCAGTGGTTCAGTAATCAGGCCGAGAGCAGATAAAAATGACGAAACTGTTTCTCGTTCTTTCACTCCAGCGCTGATCTATAACATGCCTATAGGTTATGagcatacacacaaactctaTCTATCATTTGTCTCATCCTGTGCTCAATTTAACCacctgtatacacacacacgcacacacacacacagttatgccCACTTGTGACAGTGCAAATACCCTCTAACAACCTCCATCTGGCACAATCTGAGGTTGTTGTGGAAGGGTGGGGAataaggagggaggggggcatTTCCTGAGGAAGCAGCTGGCTGCCTGCAGGGCCATGGAACAGCAGGATTATAGGGATGCAAAGGTGAGTGTGGCACAGACCACAATGTTCAGAGGGTGGCAGATAAGGGTCTGtaacctttttttaaaagcctCAGAGCTAATGGGGTGGCTGTGGTGCAGGAATTGAAGAGTGCTGGGGCGAGAGCTGAGGTACAGATTAACCCCCCAGAGCAGGAATACAGCGCAGTGTTTACAGTGTATGTAAATGTTTCCATATTCACCTCTATGGTATGATATGTAGAAGGACAAGGAGGATGAGCAGAACAgctcctgctctgtgtctgtcacTCAGCCAAATAATGCAGATAATGGGTTGTGTAAATTATGCTAACGTCATAGCATTGAGCTGCACTGACCCTCATGCAAGTGACGCTCCTAAAATAATCCTGGAAAACTATTGATGTAATAATTGAATTGTATTGTTCACATTCTTGTTGAATTTGCGGAACCTAAGCATTATTCCTTGCCCTATAGCGATGGACAGGCAGGATGAGATCATCCCTGAGCACCCAAACAACAGCAATATCCGGTGCAGTCCACAAGACAAGCGGTGCATACAGAAGACCCTGGCCCGGCATCCTCTGAAATCCACGAATCAGAGGAGCAACACGGCCAGGGAGGAGACCAAGGCGGCGCTGGTGAGAGAAATAATCTTACATCTTATCAGTTTcaccagaaaacaacaaacccaGGCATTTCCTTGTGCAGTACGTGCCTCAGCCCCCGCAGGTGTTTTACATTACTCCATTATGCTGCCAAAGCCACAAGCAGAGCAGTCAGGTTATAAATTGTTAAAATTAGTTATTTACACACAATAATGTTTAATTGCGGTCTTGTGAAATAAAGTACAGGTGTACATTTACATCATCGTGAAATTCCTGTTTTAAGATAGGAAAGATCATGATCATAACATTCCCATTAATCAGTTACAGGCTGGTTTAACCACATTTTGAACAAAGAATGTGTTGAAGCCATGCACAGCAATTCCACAATCTGTAATTTTTACACTTATTTGGGCATTTTTTGGGGGATGTTAACGTTTttactttaaaggggacatataatgaaaattccacttttgtagtgcttctacattttaatttgggtatctggcatgtctaccatccCGAAAACCACaacaatttgttgtggttcctcaaTGTCAGTAACGATACGCTAGATGGCGTTGAATGGGGTTACGACTGAAAAATACGTCATGTTCCAACCATGCCCATGTGGGGAGTCtcactacatggccttggaccaccccccaccatcatctcaccgaCTCCGGGGAGAGACGGCCCGGCACcccagctagcgttagctcgctgctgctaccagacatctaagtggccgCTACAGATGATTCAAAAACCTGCCACAAAGATTCATTCACATTCAATCTATTGCCAAAAAAACACTCAATTCAATTTGCAGATTCTGTGCAATTGAAAACAAGTGAGTCAAGTTAAAAACCTGTGTTAACTTGAGTTTGAGTATCACGCCAAAACGAACTTTGGCTCAAAAATAAACCATGATGGAACAATTAAAGTTTGAATTTTTCCAAGACAGTTAATCATATAAAAAAGAACTCCTCTGTGCAACAAGTTCAACGTGTTCCCAAATAATGAGCACTGGAGGCAATACACTCAGCAGGTAAATTATAGTAACTTGAACTGAACCCCAGCAGACAAGAGCAGACACTAAATCCAAAAACACTTCCGTCTCATTTTTTAGGCTTAATGCAGACTGAAGTTATCTTttaagatgtggtggcttattttttttttttatcttacctTTACTTACTCATTATTGTGTTGTTCATTTTGGAAACTAGACAATCTTTTTACATCATTTCGTAGACTGCAGTTTCCGTAGGCCACTGTACATATCTATGCACATATTGATTTCTCCCACAGGCTCCGTGTCGTGCTGAGCTACAAAGAGCTTTGGACAGACTGGCATCAAACACCCGCACACATGACGATCTCTTCACAATCCCTATACCCAACTGTGACAAGAACGGAGACTTCCACCCTAAACAGGTCTGTCATTTCAAGCACACACTTTAATTCCCATTAAAAAGCCGGCACAAGTAAAAATGCCTATCTCTCTACTTCAAACAATTCCTTTCAAGCTACATCAGCAATGTGTGGGCCAAATCCCAAATCAGTCCTGCAGCCGATGAAATATTGTCTTCCAAGTTCAAGATCAACACCAAAGTGTGTCCAAGTCGCCTGTTAATGCCAGGGTCTTATTTTTCTAAGCTCAAATGAAAAGGGATTTACTTTTAGGAATCCAGAGTTGAACTATGCGTGGAAAGTGGTTTCCCCTAAACTGTTGAACAATAATCACTTTACTTCTGCTATGGATGCAATTAGCTTTAGAATGCAGTTACTTTCTTTGTTATTCTGCCTTTGTGAGATTGGGCAACTTTGCAGATAAGAGTCAGGGAAAGAGAGAACATAACAACACAGATAAGACTGCTCTGAGCTGAATATGCAATCAAAGCAGCAGTTGCTCAGCCAGtgataaaaaaggaaatttcTGCTAAAGCAGCAGTCATCAGGAGTCTAAGTTTTGTTGGCTGTGTAACATGGTTAAAGTATCCTGGTCTGCACAGATTCTCAGGCATCTGTTTAGTGTTGAACTAAACCTGCACTTCAAGTATTGGGAAGTAAAGAACAGGTCATGAAGGAAACTAGGAATCATTTCATGGCAGAGTGGTTCTGCGATTATTAACTGGAAGCTTTTTTAAACTTAAtcactacaaaaaaaaacatctcatggTAAATTTTGCGTTACAATAATGGTTTACAGATCAAACAAGGTATCTGAGGATTTACAcaacaaataatgaaattactTGACATACCTTGCATCTTTAAATTCCAGCTGGGCGTGATTTACCTTCACTTAAAGCTCTGTTTATCATTAACATTCTCTTGATGTGGCCTGCTGATAAAATTCCTAAACCTGACCAACTCCAGTCATTTAACCATTTATGCAGGAAAATGCCAAGagctgtaaaacaataaaaatgtctgAGAGTACATGCCAGTTCTGATGTCATTTATATGGCCCTGCcaacagagcacagacacacctCCGCTTAAAAGATAATTAAGCTGCTCTCTAACATCTAACCTAGTTTTATATAAACCTGCATAAACAGATTCTTCGGAAAGCTCCACACGCTGTAGATGAAACAGGGATACTTTAACCTAATATCACTGTGTCAaatgatacaaaatatattacaaattatttttcttgGATTTGATTACACATCGATCAGACACAGAGCAGGTTTTGATTGCTCTAATCTTTACTATCTGCCAGAGTGGGTGGTGCAGAGTGGACTTTAAGAGCTTTTTACACTTTGCTGATGAAAACGTACTGATGAGGATGTTAAAAGTGAACTGCAACAGTAAATTTGCAGCAAAGAACCTTAGAGCTGAGGCGAAGTGCAGAGTTGGATGTTATGTGGAACAGTGACCCCCTCCATATTACATTCAGTGATTTGATCCGATAAAATGTTGAGTAGATCAGCTTGAATATCAGCCCCTGCAGTTAAAGGTAGTGTTGGTCTTTTGTTTCAGAAacactttttatcttatttgttgaaatgctCTTCATGTATTGATAGTGACATACGCTGCTTCAGAAGAGACGATAGTTGGAGGCTAGTGAGGATGTCACCAAAAAGTTGGCTTCTAGCAGGTGAAGTCAGTGAACTTTCACGTGATTTGGGGGCGTAACTCTGACCAGATCACAGATGGGAGGGGGTAGGATGTATCagatgcattatttgaatgtgaaGCCTGTGTGATTACCAACCCTTGCCCCTAAGAAGGTGTTCTACAAGTAGTGTATTCTATTGTTCTTTGTGCCCACAGTGTCACCCTGCACGTGATGGCCTGCGGGGAAAGTGCTGGTGTGTGGATCAGAAGACGGGCATGAGGCTGCCGGGGCCGTTGGAGCAGCGAGGGGATCTGGACTGTCACCAGTTAATGACTGCCACCCTGAGGGATTGAGGAGTGGGGTGTGGCAGTGGGGGTGCAGGACCAGCTGAATTCTACTGCTGCTTATTAGTAGAACTATATGAGGAAAGGACTTCGCCCTAAAGCCTCACTTCAACGAAGGCCAACGGTACTTGACCTTGCGCAACAAAAAGGAAACCATCGAATTGAGTTCTTTTGctattttgtttctgtgtgtgacagtttttttttttagtgttttAAGCACTTGTGTATTGTTTCTACTTTGTGAACCTAAGGCCGGTAGTCCTTAGACTGGTGGCAGAAAATAGGCCCTTCTAGAGATAAGAAATGTAGTTGTGATATTTGTTTGAGaagaaaatatgttgttttctcTAGTCTAACTTTAGTGTCGTCTTCTTGAATAGTGACAAGAAAATGCATCAACCCGAGCAGAGACCTGAGAGACAACAGGAACTGTTCATATTTGTTTCATTCTTTCTGGAGCTACTAGATCAGTTTTAATTACTGCATCAGCACAATCCAGAAAGGTTCTCAATTAAAGGACTGTGTACTACTTTATTCACACAATATGTGTAAATTGTTGTTATTTACTTTATTGTCCTATATTTTGTTAACCCCACCCATCTGGTAAACTGGTCaaaataaaccataaagaaAGTTTACAAGCACAAAGTTTAGTTTAGAGACAACACAAGAGTAGCAATAATACATATCCaatcaaaaaagaaagaggggtAACAAAGAATTGCATCAACCGCCTGCCTTGAATTATCATATGATAAACCATAGCTCTTCACAACATGGGGACCAAAGTGAAAAGTGACACTCAAATGAAAAACTGTATCTTTAAAAAGCCTGGAACAGATCTGCTTCATCATCCTCTGGTTAACTCTGTGTACCCCTTTAGTTTGAGACAGGGCTCTCTCCAGTAGGAGGATTGGCAGTGTAGCTGGGCTAGAAACTCTGTACACTGCTGATAGGATAATCTTATTTTTCCAGCTGGTGCTAAGATTCCAGTGTGACACTCATGTTTGAATGAAAGTGTTTCAGCATACAGGACTTCTCTCCTAACAGACTGCTTGACAGATCTTTGGTGGTGCTATTCACTGATTGTGCCAAAAACGAAAACAAATATGGCTTCTGCACTTTTTGGGGCATTGTTTAGGATTAAAACAGAAGACAGACAATTTCAGGAAGTGGTGCAATTAGCATCACCAAGTGTGAGGGGCACCTCAATGTATGACCATCTGAATAAGTCATTGACAAAGGCCTTCCATGTGTGATTTCATGTTATTGTCAAAATTTGAATGTAACATCCTAAATTAGCTTTGCACTATCATTACAGCCACTGCAGTAAATAACAGGCATGATGTctttaaagaaaacaagcagagtGTAATAACTTGTAATGAATTTGGGGGCAGCAACGCAACATGTAGAGAACATGAAGCCTTGAATAGAGGACTCTGGTGTAGCAGTAAAGAGAGGAATGATCATAATGACCCTGCTCTGTTAATCTGTCAAGGCTAGTTAAGAGGCATCATAATATCATCTATGGAGAATCACACTAATCATTAAATGAGTGACTAAGCAATTCCTGAAGTGTTTTATACATGACAGGAGAAGCTGGTTATACTCGTATAGCAATTCGATTGTACTGGTGGAGTGCAGTACATGAAAGTAGCAGGTTTAAGCTAATGCTGGTGTTTGTCATCACCAGCTATGAACAGCCTGCTCCATCTGTTCTATGGGACACTTTGGCTATTATTGAGTCAATAAAAGATTCATCTGGGTGGTTACTACTGGTGTTATCTGGGCCTGAATTCACTGGAGAAGAGGAACATCCCCACACAGAACAGCGTAAATGCCAACCTAAGAAATCCTTAGCGTGCAGATTGCACTATAATAATATCAGATAATTTGAATTCAAATAAACTACCACACTCTGATTTTACCTCAATATAAGTTAagctttaaatatgaatgtttgaGCACGGCATcctgagggagttttttttggCTCCACACAAGAAATAAGTAAAGTACCACagaaattattattagtagtattattatttttgttatcatttttattatttctcacaTTTTTCCATATTTAATCTGCGCTAATCATTCCAAAATAAACTAGTATATCCATTGTCAGAGAAAAGAAGTGGTTGTAAAACTTTCAGGTGTAAAAAGTAGTCGCTCTCAACCCAGCTCTTATGGATCAATGAAATTTGACAAATGTGGCCTGTTGCCACCAGTCGGAGGTTGTCTATGATGTTTTTTAGTGTATCCTGAAGGTACTTGAGGTTGTGAGGGTGAAATTCCAAAGAATTAAAACAACCCTCTCCTATTTGTACCCATAACATTTTAAGTGCACTTTTTTGCTACAAAACTTAtgtaaaaaattgaaataaaaattgaaGAGAATAACAAACTACTTACTTTAGATTCACAGCCTGTAATGTTTAATCATAACATACAACAATTATCCAAGGTAAACTAATATCAATAAGAACTTCACACTTGGGCCTCAATTACTAATCAAACTGCATACGCGAGAAATGTAATCTAATCATTAAAGCCATGGTCAATTTATCACCTTTGCTGGAGACAAGGCATTATCACCTGAGGACCGTTTGACCTGTCATTAAAGAAGAGATGTATCCAAAGGTTGTTCACcacaacacagacagatagagaaaaGGATGGCCTGAGTGGAGATCATTGCTCCAGTTTAAAAGATATCAAAAACCAAATGATTCCTGTGACCCCAAAGTATCTGGAGACTTCAATATTCACTCAGTGAACTGCATGCACACATCAAGGTTTATATTCAATCTTATCATTCATCAGCTAATGACGTGTTactaaacacattcaaacacgcTACTCTGTTTAATAGTCCTAATCTTTG
Protein-coding sequences here:
- the LOC133954493 gene encoding insulin-like growth factor-binding protein 4, with translation MVRGGGVAPSCRGLWVFGALSLVALCLSDQAIRCPVCSEERLASCRLPDGCEETVREPGCGCCPTCALPKAAHCGVYSPRCGTGLRCYPPRGVERPLHSLMHGQGVCTDEREVEENSAMDRQDEIIPEHPNNSNIRCSPQDKRCIQKTLARHPLKSTNQRSNTAREETKAALAPCRAELQRALDRLASNTRTHDDLFTIPIPNCDKNGDFHPKQCHPARDGLRGKCWCVDQKTGMRLPGPLEQRGDLDCHQLMTATLRD